In a single window of the Natronosalvus caseinilyticus genome:
- a CDS encoding GMP synthase subunit A: MTTIAVVDNHGQFTHLEQRALRDLGVDCTLVDNETPPEDVEADGIILSGGPDMDRIGQSTAYLEDDRPVLGICLGMQLMALEPGGEVGSGDYGGYADVTVEVLEEDDPLIGSLAPETRVWASHADEVKTLPEGFTCTASSDVCGVEAMSDTDRDLYGVQWHPEVAHTEEGEEVFENFLEICLASAEATH, encoded by the coding sequence ATGACGACAATCGCCGTGGTGGACAATCACGGACAGTTCACCCACCTGGAACAGCGTGCGCTGCGCGACCTCGGCGTCGACTGCACGCTGGTCGACAACGAGACGCCGCCCGAAGACGTCGAGGCCGACGGTATCATCCTCTCGGGTGGCCCCGACATGGACCGCATTGGCCAGAGTACCGCCTACCTCGAGGACGACCGCCCCGTCCTGGGCATCTGTCTTGGCATGCAACTCATGGCCCTCGAACCCGGCGGCGAGGTCGGGAGCGGCGACTACGGCGGCTACGCCGACGTCACCGTCGAGGTGCTCGAGGAGGACGACCCGCTCATCGGATCGCTGGCCCCCGAGACGCGCGTCTGGGCGAGTCACGCCGACGAGGTCAAAACGCTACCCGAGGGGTTCACCTGCACGGCCTCGAGCGACGTCTGCGGCGTCGAGGCCATGAGCGACACGGACCGGGACCTCTACGGCGTCCAGTGGCACCCCGAGGTGGCCCACACCGAAGAGGGCGAGGAAGTGTTCGAGAACTTCCTCGAAATCTGTCTGGCGTCGGCGGAAGCGACGCACTGA
- the pan1 gene encoding proteasome-activating nucleotidase Pan1, with protein sequence MTDTVDDVEVPYDEDEASQQEKIRALEERLELLESQNEEMRDKLLDANAENNKYQQKLERLTHENKKLKQSPLFVATVQEMTDEGVIIKQHGNNQEALTEVTEEMRGDLEPDARVAVNNSLSIVKSLSNETDVRARVMEVTESPDVSYEDIGGLDEQMQEVRETVEMPLKSPEMFDEVGIDPPSGVLLYGPPGTGKTMLAKAVANQTDATFIKMAGSELVHKFIGEGAKLVRDLFDVAREHEPAVIFIDEIDAIAAKRTESKTSGDAEVQRTMMQLLSEMDGFEERGDIRIIAATNRFDMLDRAILRPGRFDRLIEVPKPTEEGRELIFQIHTRNMNVADDVDFAQLAAETPEASGADVKAICTEAGMFAIRDDRTEIRMKDFYDAWEKVQAESTEDPEVSKTFA encoded by the coding sequence ATGACCGATACTGTGGACGACGTCGAAGTCCCGTACGACGAGGACGAGGCGTCTCAACAGGAGAAAATACGGGCTCTCGAGGAGCGTCTGGAACTCCTCGAATCCCAGAACGAGGAGATGCGGGACAAGCTCCTCGACGCGAACGCCGAGAACAACAAGTACCAGCAGAAACTCGAGCGTCTGACCCACGAGAACAAGAAGCTCAAGCAGTCGCCGCTGTTCGTCGCCACCGTCCAGGAGATGACCGACGAGGGCGTCATCATCAAACAGCACGGCAACAACCAGGAGGCGCTGACCGAGGTCACCGAGGAGATGCGTGGCGACTTAGAGCCCGACGCCCGCGTCGCCGTCAACAACTCGCTGTCGATCGTCAAGTCCCTCTCGAACGAGACCGACGTCCGGGCCCGGGTGATGGAAGTCACCGAGAGCCCCGACGTGAGCTACGAGGACATCGGCGGCCTCGACGAGCAGATGCAGGAAGTTCGCGAGACGGTCGAGATGCCCCTGAAGAGCCCCGAGATGTTCGACGAGGTTGGCATCGATCCGCCGAGTGGCGTCCTGCTCTACGGACCGCCGGGGACGGGGAAGACGATGCTCGCCAAAGCGGTCGCCAACCAGACCGACGCGACGTTCATCAAGATGGCCGGCTCCGAACTCGTCCACAAGTTCATCGGGGAAGGGGCGAAGCTGGTCCGTGACCTCTTCGACGTCGCCCGCGAGCACGAACCCGCGGTCATCTTCATCGACGAAATCGATGCCATCGCCGCCAAGCGTACCGAGTCGAAGACCTCCGGCGACGCCGAGGTCCAGCGGACGATGATGCAGCTGCTGAGCGAGATGGACGGCTTCGAGGAGCGCGGCGACATCCGCATCATCGCCGCAACGAACCGCTTCGACATGCTCGACCGGGCAATCCTCCGTCCCGGCCGGTTCGATCGCCTCATCGAGGTCCCGAAGCCGACCGAGGAAGGACGGGAGCTGATCTTCCAGATCCACACCCGGAACATGAACGTCGCCGACGACGTCGACTTCGCCCAGCTGGCCGCCGAGACGCCCGAGGCCTCCGGGGCCGACGTCAAGGCTATCTGCACCGAGGCCGGGATGTTCGCCATCCGCGACGACCGCACGGAGATCCGGATGAAGGACTTCTACGACGCCTGGGAGAAAGTCCAGGCCGAGTCCACCGAGGACCCCGAGGTCTCGAAGACGTTCGCCTGA